The Sphingomicrobium sp. genome has a window encoding:
- a CDS encoding DUF5996 family protein: protein MSDWPELSVDRDHETLALLHLASQMIGKIRVAHAPWVNHGWHAALQPNARGLGTIPTQASGGRTFTLTLDLCRHAIVLWISDGGREELPLNAGTVARLHARLVAMLERHDLPSSFDGKPNEIPEAPPFAQDNARRVYDRGAAERFRSAVGAMLPTFHHFRAGFTGKASPVHFWWGSFDLAVSRFSGRKAPEHPGGIPGLPDAITREAYSHEVSSAGFWAGGATAAEPFFYSYIYPEPEGFRAADIKHGRFDETFGEFVLPYAEVRASADPERMLMEFFQSTYDVAADLAQWDRAALEREPLPPS, encoded by the coding sequence ATGAGCGACTGGCCCGAACTCAGCGTCGACAGGGATCATGAGACGCTGGCGCTGCTTCACCTCGCGTCACAGATGATCGGCAAGATCCGCGTCGCGCACGCACCCTGGGTCAATCACGGCTGGCATGCGGCGCTCCAGCCCAATGCGCGCGGGCTCGGCACGATTCCGACGCAGGCGAGCGGCGGGCGGACGTTCACTTTGACCCTCGACCTCTGCCGCCACGCGATCGTCCTGTGGATCAGCGACGGCGGGCGGGAGGAGTTGCCGCTCAACGCCGGGACCGTGGCTCGCCTGCATGCGCGCTTGGTCGCAATGCTGGAGCGGCACGACCTGCCGTCCAGTTTCGACGGGAAGCCTAACGAGATCCCGGAAGCGCCGCCCTTTGCGCAGGACAATGCGCGGCGGGTCTACGACCGCGGCGCGGCGGAGCGGTTTCGCAGCGCCGTCGGCGCCATGCTCCCGACCTTTCATCATTTCCGTGCCGGGTTCACCGGAAAGGCGAGCCCGGTCCATTTCTGGTGGGGAAGCTTCGACCTGGCGGTCAGCCGCTTCTCCGGACGCAAGGCGCCGGAACATCCAGGCGGCATCCCGGGCTTGCCCGACGCGATCACCCGCGAAGCCTACAGCCACGAAGTCAGCAGCGCGGGATTCTGGGCGGGTGGAGCCACGGCCGCGGAGCCCTTCTTCTACAGCTACATCTATCCCGAACCGGAGGGTTTCCGCGCCGCCGACATCAAGCACGGCCGCTTCGACGAGACGTTCGGCGAGTTCGTTCTGCCCTATGCGGAAGTTCGGGCGTCAGCCGACCCGGAGCGGATGCTGATGGAGTTCTTTCAATCGACCTATGACGTCGCGGCGGACCTTGCGCAGTGGGATCGCGCAGCGCTCGAGCGGGAGCCGCTGCCGCCTAGCTAG
- the ftsE gene encoding cell division ATP-binding protein FtsE gives MAAIAEFDSVGLRYGTGAEVLRDLDFRLANGGFYFLTGPSGAGKTSLLKLLYLAQRPTRGRIRLFGEELSEAPREALPPFRRRIGVVFQDFRLVRHLSAFDNVALPLRIGGASDEEVEGPVREMLAWVGLADRASARPPTLSGGEQQRVAIARAVINRPELLVADEPTGNVDAEMAQRLMHLFTALNRLGTTVVVATHDVGLIKATPGAQLIRIENGGVVDPTGMLRNPPPGRG, from the coding sequence CTGGCTGCGATTGCGGAATTCGACAGCGTCGGCCTGCGCTACGGCACGGGCGCCGAAGTTCTGCGTGATCTAGACTTCCGCCTCGCGAACGGGGGCTTCTATTTCCTCACCGGGCCCTCCGGCGCCGGCAAGACCTCGCTGCTGAAGCTCCTCTACCTGGCACAGCGGCCGACGCGTGGGCGCATCCGGCTGTTCGGCGAAGAGCTCAGCGAAGCGCCGCGCGAGGCGCTGCCGCCGTTCCGCCGCCGGATCGGGGTGGTGTTCCAAGATTTCCGGCTGGTCCGGCACCTTTCCGCCTTCGACAATGTAGCCCTGCCGCTGCGGATCGGCGGCGCGAGCGACGAAGAGGTCGAAGGGCCGGTACGGGAAATGCTTGCGTGGGTGGGCCTGGCCGATCGCGCGAGCGCCCGTCCGCCGACGCTTTCCGGCGGTGAGCAGCAGCGCGTCGCCATTGCCCGCGCCGTGATCAACCGGCCGGAGCTGCTGGTGGCCGACGAGCCGACCGGCAATGTCGATGCGGAGATGGCGCAGCGGCTGATGCACCTGTTCACGGCGCTGAACCGGCTCGGCACGACGGTCGTGGTCGCTACGCACGACGTTGGGCTCATCAAGGCGACACCGGGGGCGCAACTGATTCGTATCGAGAATGGCGGGGTGGTCGACCCGACCGGCATGCTCCGAAACCCACCGCCGGGGCGCGGCTGA
- a CDS encoding YdcF family protein: MIARFGSALVLLYVIGFVLFAFTLGRPAGAKVQNTDAAVVLTGGSGRIEHAIDVLREGRAGRLLVAGADPAVTKGDLARRIPRSGALLKCCVDLGSESVDTRSNAEEAGRWLARHRFKSLRLITSDWHMRRARYEFRRVLGDRYRIVPDGVRTEPSFLILFAEYNKYLLRRVAVWADI; this comes from the coding sequence ATGATCGCCCGCTTCGGCTCCGCTTTGGTTCTGCTTTACGTGATCGGCTTCGTGCTGTTCGCCTTCACCCTCGGCCGCCCGGCGGGCGCGAAGGTTCAGAACACGGACGCCGCAGTCGTCCTAACCGGCGGCAGCGGCCGCATCGAACATGCAATCGACGTTCTGCGCGAGGGTAGGGCGGGCCGGCTGCTCGTCGCGGGCGCGGACCCCGCGGTGACCAAGGGCGACCTCGCGCGGCGGATCCCGCGCAGCGGCGCTCTCCTCAAATGCTGCGTCGACCTCGGCAGCGAGTCGGTGGACACGCGCTCGAACGCCGAAGAAGCGGGCCGCTGGCTGGCAAGGCACCGGTTCAAGTCGCTGCGGCTGATCACCAGCGACTGGCACATGCGCCGTGCCCGCTACGAATTTCGCCGCGTGCTTGGCGATAGATACAGGATCGTGCCCGACGGGGTCCGGACGGAGCCGAGCTTCCTGATCCTGTTCGCCGAGTACAACAAATATCTGCTGCGCCGCGTCGCAGTGTGGGCGGACATCTGA
- a CDS encoding lysophospholipid acyltransferase family protein, whose protein sequence is MAALRSLIYAVVFYPATILLCIIGLGGGLFAQRPMLAAVRAWADLNNWLARRVLGIRVRVEGQVPAGAYLVAVKHESMFETLEMVRLTNVPVIVIKRELANIPLFGWMTRRYGIIAVDREAGTKALRALVEQGRKAVASGRGIIIYPEGTRVPHGETPPLKSGFAALYRALNLPVVPVAMDSGRLWGRGFVHQGGTINFKIGEVIPAGLPRKEVEARVHTAINLLVSGAEPGA, encoded by the coding sequence ATGGCGGCGCTCCGGTCGCTTATCTACGCTGTGGTCTTCTATCCGGCCACGATCCTGCTCTGCATTATTGGCCTGGGCGGCGGGCTATTTGCGCAACGGCCGATGCTGGCGGCCGTGCGCGCCTGGGCCGACCTCAACAACTGGCTGGCACGCAGGGTCCTCGGCATCCGTGTTCGAGTCGAGGGGCAGGTTCCGGCCGGAGCCTACCTGGTCGCCGTGAAGCACGAATCGATGTTCGAGACGCTGGAGATGGTGCGCCTCACCAACGTGCCGGTGATCGTCATCAAGCGGGAACTGGCCAACATCCCCCTCTTCGGCTGGATGACTCGCCGTTACGGCATCATCGCCGTCGATCGAGAGGCGGGCACCAAGGCGCTGCGCGCGCTGGTCGAGCAAGGGCGCAAGGCCGTGGCCAGCGGGCGCGGGATCATCATCTATCCGGAAGGCACCAGGGTGCCCCACGGCGAGACGCCGCCGCTGAAATCAGGGTTTGCCGCGCTGTATCGTGCGCTCAACCTGCCCGTCGTGCCGGTCGCGATGGACAGCGGGCGGTTGTGGGGCCGCGGCTTCGTGCACCAGGGCGGCACCATCAACTTCAAGATCGGCGAGGTGATCCCAGCAGGGCTTCCGCGGAAGGAAGTCGAGGCGCGCGTCCACACCGCGATCAACCTCCTCGTGTCAGGAGCGGAGCCGGGCGCCTAG
- a CDS encoding short-chain fatty acyl-CoA regulator family protein, whose protein sequence is MALQRKLFLGARLKRLRRERGLNQSQMAEQLGISGSYLNHLERNQRPVTAGILLRLAEAFDVDVKAFAADNGEAGGATQLNEIFADPMLADLGVSRAELVELTDNAPSVAEGIMRIYTAFRDMQRHPREAQTGGADPRVLITPETWVRDYIQAQRNHWPDLEEACETLGGALTDGLSVAEPLRHRLKEAWGVEVRVVEPEILEDASQHYDAQRRVLMLSSLLRPENRTFALAYQLSLLELARPLARMLDEARPPDPGSRRLLHMSFANYAAGAIITPYGKFLRAAEEHRYALDRLMAQFGANVEQVAHRLTTLSRPGAKGVPFFMLRVDPAGNISKRYAGESFPFSHFGGTCPRWHLHSAFQTPGQTLRQLIETPDGQRFFTISRTIERPIRPDLRDEALLAIGLGCDVKHAHRIAYSDGLDLVNTPATPVGPACAICPRLQCPYRATAPAGHMLAVEENRKTISPYPFVPS, encoded by the coding sequence ATGGCCCTGCAGCGCAAGCTCTTCCTCGGCGCGCGACTGAAAAGGCTCCGTCGCGAGCGCGGCCTGAACCAGAGCCAGATGGCCGAACAGCTCGGCATTTCAGGATCTTACCTCAACCATCTGGAGCGCAACCAGCGGCCGGTAACGGCGGGCATTTTGCTTCGGTTGGCCGAGGCATTCGATGTCGATGTGAAGGCGTTCGCGGCGGACAATGGCGAGGCGGGCGGGGCGACGCAGCTCAACGAAATTTTTGCAGACCCGATGCTCGCCGACTTGGGCGTGAGCCGGGCCGAGCTCGTCGAATTGACCGACAATGCGCCGTCGGTCGCCGAAGGCATCATGCGGATCTACACCGCGTTTCGCGACATGCAGCGGCACCCGCGCGAGGCGCAGACGGGCGGCGCCGACCCGCGCGTGCTGATCACGCCGGAAACCTGGGTGCGCGATTACATCCAGGCGCAGCGGAACCATTGGCCGGACCTCGAGGAAGCCTGCGAGACGCTGGGCGGCGCGCTGACCGATGGCCTCTCGGTTGCCGAACCGCTCCGCCATCGGCTGAAGGAAGCATGGGGCGTCGAGGTTCGCGTCGTCGAGCCGGAAATCCTCGAGGATGCGAGCCAGCATTATGATGCGCAGCGCCGCGTGCTGATGCTGTCATCGCTGCTTCGCCCGGAGAACCGCACCTTTGCGCTGGCGTACCAGCTGTCGCTGCTCGAGCTTGCGCGGCCGCTCGCGCGTATGCTCGACGAAGCGCGTCCGCCGGATCCCGGAAGCCGGCGGCTGCTGCACATGAGCTTCGCCAATTATGCCGCGGGCGCGATCATCACGCCCTATGGCAAGTTCCTCCGGGCCGCTGAGGAGCATCGCTACGCGCTCGACCGGTTGATGGCGCAGTTCGGCGCAAACGTCGAACAAGTCGCGCACCGCCTGACGACACTGAGCCGCCCCGGCGCGAAGGGCGTGCCCTTCTTCATGCTCCGGGTCGACCCGGCGGGAAACATCTCGAAGCGTTACGCGGGCGAGAGTTTCCCCTTCTCCCATTTCGGCGGCACCTGTCCGCGCTGGCATCTTCATTCGGCCTTCCAGACCCCTGGGCAGACGCTCCGCCAGCTGATCGAGACTCCCGACGGACAGCGCTTCTTCACGATCAGCCGGACCATCGAGCGGCCGATCCGGCCGGACCTGCGCGACGAAGCGCTGCTGGCAATCGGGCTTGGATGTGACGTCAAGCATGCACATCGCATCGCGTATTCGGACGGCCTCGACCTGGTGAATACGCCGGCGACGCCGGTCGGGCCCGCCTGCGCCATTTGTCCGCGCCTGCAGTGCCCGTATCGGGCGACCGCGCCGGCCGGGCACATGCTCGCGGTGGAAGAAAACCGGAAGACGATTTCGCCTTATCCGTTCGTGCCTAGCTAG
- a CDS encoding zinc-ribbon domain-containing protein has translation MILTCPNCDTQYVVKDGAIPPGGRQVRCAACKHSWHQDPEETASAEDIGTSEQEPEAFAPTSEEIAPEEQPVAEEQVSEEREDEDESFVEATLIEPRSGPEAEERAFEAAQAEAPPADEPQSETSTYAAAPFDMRKAEESDWSEPAHGEAQDDEFSPFAATPEPQRKGRNTLLATLIIVLVVVAAAAAFWFLAPADLKAKLGIGAAGATPLALVTTHMDRQRLASGNETLTINGRVINPTGKEQSVPPLQAQLKTKAGEVVYSWTIAPPARSLPAGASASFYSTEVDVPAGGDELTITLGTKES, from the coding sequence ATGATCCTCACCTGTCCGAACTGCGACACGCAATATGTGGTGAAGGACGGCGCGATCCCGCCGGGCGGCAGGCAAGTTCGATGCGCCGCGTGCAAGCATAGCTGGCACCAGGATCCCGAAGAAACCGCTTCTGCCGAAGATATTGGGACGTCCGAGCAAGAACCAGAAGCGTTCGCACCCACGAGCGAAGAGATCGCGCCCGAGGAGCAGCCCGTCGCCGAGGAACAGGTTTCCGAGGAGCGCGAGGACGAGGACGAGAGCTTCGTCGAGGCGACCCTGATCGAACCGCGGTCCGGCCCCGAGGCGGAGGAGCGCGCGTTCGAAGCCGCCCAAGCCGAAGCTCCGCCGGCCGACGAACCCCAGTCCGAAACGTCGACCTACGCCGCCGCGCCGTTTGATATGCGCAAAGCCGAGGAGTCCGACTGGAGCGAGCCGGCCCATGGCGAAGCACAGGACGACGAGTTCAGCCCGTTCGCAGCGACGCCGGAGCCGCAGCGGAAGGGGCGCAATACACTGCTGGCCACCCTCATCATCGTCCTGGTGGTTGTCGCGGCCGCTGCCGCCTTCTGGTTTCTGGCACCCGCCGATTTGAAGGCGAAGCTCGGCATTGGCGCCGCCGGTGCCACGCCGCTCGCGCTCGTCACCACGCATATGGACCGCCAAAGACTAGCGAGCGGCAACGAGACGCTGACCATTAATGGACGGGTGATCAATCCGACCGGCAAGGAGCAGTCCGTTCCGCCGCTCCAGGCGCAGCTCAAGACCAAGGCTGGAGAGGTCGTCTACAGCTGGACGATTGCCCCGCCGGCGCGTTCGCTACCTGCGGGCGCCAGCGCCAGCTTCTACAGCACCGAAGTGGATGTTCCCGCTGGCGGCGACGAGCTGACGATCACGCTCGGCACCAAGGAAAGCTAA
- the pheT gene encoding phenylalanine--tRNA ligase subunit beta, translated as MKFTLSWLKDHLETTASVDEIAHALTWLGLEVEEIVNPAEALAPFRVAKVLTAEKHPQADKLQVLTVDAGEGPVQVVCGAPNARAGMLGVFGPPGAYVPGSDLTLKVAAIRGVESRGMMCSVRELQLGEEHDGIIELAADAPVGAKFTDYAQLDDPVLDIAVLPNRPDCLGVRGIARDLAAKGLGQLKPLPVAAISPMGPNPISIRIEEDSGCAAFGGRLIRGVKNGPSPKWLQQRLKAVGLRPISALVDITNFFSIDRARPLHVYDAAKLNGGIVARRGREGERFLALNDHEYEVTPKDCVIADSFSVLGFGGVIGGEDSGVTDATTDVFLECAWFDPEQVAGTGRRHMINTDARARFERGVDPTALAEMIEAATAMIIDLCGGEATEATIASTSRWAEVVAPRSIELRPERVRDLAGLDIPAAEQHEILSRLGFAVNGDQVVPPGWRPDIDGEADLVEEVARLYGYEKVPSTPLDRAPGVATPTATRAQLVERRVRRAAASRGLDEAITWSFISQSEAEAFGGAAWTLANPISEDMKVMRPSLLPGLIAAARRNLDRGASSVRLFEIGRRYLAEGEHPTLGLILAGEKRARGWQSGKSQSFDAFDAKAEVLALLDAAGAPVDNLQVFPDAGPTWHPGRSATLRLGPKTVVAAFGELHPALQKSIDAPAGAVAAEIYLDAIPAGRSAGRTRGAFTPPGLQPVTRDFAFIVPAETSADTLLRAIRGADKAAITGVRLFDRFEAPEGLSLAFEVTLQPAEKSFTDEQIGEISRRIVAAAEKLGARLRS; from the coding sequence ATGAAGTTCACCCTTTCCTGGCTGAAGGATCATCTCGAAACGACCGCGAGCGTCGATGAGATCGCGCATGCGCTGACCTGGCTCGGGCTCGAGGTCGAGGAAATCGTCAACCCGGCAGAAGCGCTGGCGCCATTCCGCGTCGCCAAAGTGCTGACTGCGGAGAAGCACCCGCAGGCCGACAAGCTGCAGGTGCTCACCGTGGACGCCGGCGAAGGTCCGGTCCAGGTGGTCTGCGGCGCGCCCAACGCACGGGCGGGCATGCTCGGCGTTTTCGGCCCGCCTGGCGCTTATGTCCCCGGAAGCGACCTGACGCTGAAGGTGGCGGCGATCCGCGGCGTCGAGAGCCGCGGCATGATGTGCTCGGTGCGCGAGCTTCAGCTCGGCGAGGAGCATGACGGCATCATCGAACTCGCCGCCGATGCGCCGGTCGGCGCGAAGTTCACCGATTATGCGCAGCTCGACGACCCGGTGCTCGACATCGCCGTGCTTCCGAACCGGCCCGATTGCCTTGGCGTTCGCGGCATCGCGCGCGACCTCGCGGCCAAGGGCTTGGGCCAGCTGAAGCCACTCCCCGTGGCCGCGATCTCGCCAATGGGCCCCAACCCGATCTCGATCAGAATCGAAGAGGACAGCGGTTGCGCGGCCTTTGGCGGCCGCCTGATCCGCGGCGTCAAGAACGGGCCCAGCCCCAAGTGGCTGCAGCAGCGGCTTAAGGCCGTCGGGCTGCGGCCGATTTCGGCCCTGGTCGACATCACCAACTTCTTCTCGATCGACCGGGCGCGGCCGCTCCACGTCTATGATGCGGCCAAGCTGAACGGCGGGATCGTCGCCCGGCGCGGCCGCGAGGGCGAGCGCTTCCTGGCGCTCAACGACCATGAATATGAGGTCACGCCGAAGGACTGCGTGATCGCCGACAGCTTCTCGGTGCTCGGCTTCGGCGGCGTCATAGGCGGCGAAGATAGCGGCGTGACCGACGCGACCACGGACGTGTTCCTCGAGTGCGCCTGGTTCGATCCGGAGCAGGTCGCCGGGACCGGCAGGCGGCACATGATCAACACCGATGCGCGCGCCCGCTTTGAACGCGGCGTGGATCCGACGGCGCTCGCGGAGATGATCGAGGCGGCGACCGCGATGATCATCGACTTGTGCGGCGGCGAAGCGACGGAGGCGACGATCGCCAGCACCAGCCGGTGGGCCGAGGTGGTTGCGCCCCGCAGCATAGAGCTTCGGCCGGAGCGCGTGCGCGATCTCGCCGGCCTCGACATCCCGGCCGCCGAGCAGCACGAGATCCTTTCGCGCCTCGGCTTCGCCGTGAACGGCGATCAGGTGGTTCCCCCGGGCTGGCGTCCAGACATCGACGGCGAGGCCGACTTGGTCGAGGAAGTCGCCCGCTTGTACGGCTACGAAAAAGTGCCCTCGACGCCGCTCGATCGCGCACCCGGCGTCGCGACACCGACCGCGACGCGAGCGCAATTGGTGGAGCGGCGCGTCCGCCGCGCGGCGGCATCGCGCGGGCTCGACGAGGCGATCACCTGGAGCTTCATCTCGCAATCGGAAGCGGAGGCGTTCGGCGGCGCAGCCTGGACGCTCGCCAACCCGATCAGCGAGGACATGAAGGTCATGCGCCCGTCGCTGCTGCCGGGGCTTATCGCGGCCGCACGCCGGAACCTCGATCGCGGCGCCTCATCGGTCCGGCTGTTCGAAATCGGCCGCCGCTATCTTGCCGAAGGCGAGCATCCGACCCTGGGGCTGATCCTTGCCGGCGAGAAGCGCGCGCGGGGCTGGCAATCTGGCAAGTCGCAGAGCTTCGATGCCTTCGACGCCAAGGCGGAAGTGCTGGCGCTGCTCGACGCCGCCGGTGCGCCGGTCGACAACCTCCAGGTTTTCCCCGACGCGGGTCCGACGTGGCACCCCGGCCGCTCGGCGACGCTGCGGCTGGGGCCGAAGACCGTGGTTGCGGCGTTCGGCGAGCTTCATCCGGCGCTTCAGAAGAGCATCGATGCACCTGCCGGAGCAGTCGCGGCCGAAATCTATCTCGACGCCATTCCGGCCGGCCGATCTGCAGGACGGACGCGCGGCGCCTTCACGCCGCCTGGCCTGCAGCCCGTGACCCGCGACTTCGCGTTCATCGTTCCCGCTGAAACAAGCGCGGACACGCTGCTCCGCGCCATCCGCGGTGCCGACAAGGCCGCGATCACCGGTGTCCGGCTCTTCGACAGGTTCGAAGCGCCGGAAGGCCTCAGCCTTGCGTTTGAAGTGACGCTGCAACCGGCCGAGAAGAGCTTCACCGACGAGCAGATCGGCGAAATCTCGCGGCGCATCGTCGCCGCGGCCGAGAAGCTAGGCGCCCGGCTCCGCTCCTGA
- the pheS gene encoding phenylalanine--tRNA ligase subunit alpha, producing the protein MSDALLDRIAAAADLAELDSVRVALLGKSGEITAKLKSLGSMDPDTRAAEAPKIHALRESVTAAIAERKAGLEAAELDRKLATEKIDLSLPAPESPSGTVHPVSQVLDELAEIFADLGFSVAEGPEIESQWYNFTALNMPESHPARAMHDTFYLEASDGEEPKVLRTHTSPVQIRGMQEHGAPIRIIAPGRVYRSDSDATHTPMFHQIEGLVIGKGIHLGHLKWTLETFLKAFFERDDVVIRMFPSYFPFTEPSADVQVGWGWEKGRRVIGGSENWMEVLGSGMVHPRVIAAAGLDPDEWQGFAFGTGVDRLAMLKYGMNDLRAFFDGDIRWLKHYGFRSLQVPTLSAGVGA; encoded by the coding sequence ATGTCCGACGCCCTTCTCGACCGCATCGCCGCCGCCGCCGATCTGGCTGAACTCGACTCCGTTCGCGTCGCGCTGCTCGGCAAGTCGGGCGAGATCACGGCGAAGCTGAAGTCGCTTGGGTCAATGGACCCGGACACGCGGGCCGCCGAAGCGCCGAAGATCCACGCTCTTCGCGAATCCGTCACGGCGGCGATCGCGGAACGGAAGGCCGGTCTTGAAGCCGCCGAACTCGATCGCAAGCTGGCGACCGAGAAGATCGACCTCTCGCTGCCGGCGCCGGAAAGCCCGTCCGGCACGGTCCACCCGGTCAGCCAGGTGCTGGACGAGCTCGCCGAAATCTTCGCCGACCTCGGCTTCTCCGTCGCCGAGGGGCCGGAGATCGAAAGCCAATGGTATAATTTCACCGCGCTCAACATGCCGGAGAGCCACCCGGCGCGCGCCATGCACGACACCTTCTACCTCGAAGCGTCCGACGGCGAGGAGCCGAAGGTGCTGCGGACGCATACCTCCCCGGTGCAGATCCGCGGCATGCAGGAACATGGCGCGCCGATCCGCATCATTGCGCCGGGGCGGGTCTACCGGTCCGACAGCGACGCGACCCACACGCCGATGTTCCACCAGATCGAAGGGCTGGTGATCGGCAAGGGCATTCACCTCGGCCATCTCAAATGGACGCTCGAGACCTTCCTCAAGGCATTCTTCGAGCGCGACGACGTCGTGATCCGCATGTTCCCCAGCTACTTCCCCTTCACCGAGCCGTCGGCGGACGTGCAGGTCGGCTGGGGCTGGGAGAAGGGCCGCCGGGTAATCGGCGGCTCCGAAAACTGGATGGAAGTTTTGGGCTCCGGGATGGTTCACCCGCGGGTGATCGCGGCCGCCGGGCTCGATCCCGACGAATGGCAGGGCTTCGCCTTCGGCACCGGCGTCGATCGGCTGGCGATGCTCAAATATGGGATGAACGACCTGCGCGCGTTCTTCGACGGCGATATCCGCTGGCTGAAGCATTACGGATTCCGCTCGCTCCAGGTGCCCACCCTTTCGGCAGGAGTGGGCGCATGA